The genomic interval GCAGAATGTGACCTCTTTTGCCTACAAGAGACGTCATCCTGGCAGAGCTTTATACTTGGGCATACGGCGCGCCCCGGCGAAAAGGTTGAACAATATCGCCGGACTGTTGACGGATCTGAAGGTTTCAAATCTCGATGAACGCTGCGCCGGGGAATTCGGGCGGATCAGCGCGGATCTCCGGCGCAAAGGCATCACGGTGGGCGGACTTGACAGGCTTATTGCCGCGACGGCCAAGGTCTACGGCCATGTCCTCGTTACGCATAATGCGCGCGACTTTAAGTCGATTCCGGGGCTGACGCTCGTGGATTGGCTCGGCCCCTGAGCGGTGCCGGTCGTGGTAAAGGGGGCTGGCGTTTCCGCCGCCCCTCCGGCTAAAATCGGGAACCGCGATTCAACCGACATCCACCGCCCGGCACAGGAGCGCCACACGTGGCCAAAAGCAAAAAGAAAGTCGAAACCGTGTTTCTCGTCTGCGAGGAAACCGGCGATCACAACTACACCATCCGGCGAAAAACCGGAGGTGAAAAACTCAAGCTCAGCAAATACTCGCCGCGGCTGCGAAAACACACGCTGCACGTCGAGAAGAAGAAGTAGTCGGCCCGCACGCCGCGGCTGGAAGCCCCTCAGTCCGTTGCCCGTCAGGATGGTATGGCAAAGCGCTGGCGTATTCACTCGCACTCCGTCGAACGCATCGCCGCGCTGGAGCGTGCGGCCGGCGTCTCGGCCGTCGTGGCCCGGCTGCTCATCTGCCGCGGAATCGAAGACCCCTCGGCCGTGCGCAACTTTCTGGAGCCGAAGCTGACCCAGTTGCGCGATCCGGGCGAGCTGCCGGGCATTCCCGCGGCCGCCGAGCGCATCGGGCGGGCCGTCTCGGGCCGAGAGCGCGTGACCATCTATGGCGACTACGACGTCGACGGCATGACCGGCACCAGCCTGCTCGTCGAGTGCCTGCGTCTGCTGGGCGGCGACGTGGGCTACTACGTGCCGCACCGCATCGATGAAGGTTACGGCCTGAACCATGAAGCGCTGGAAACGCTGGCCCGCCAGGGAACGAAGCTGATCGTGACCGTCGACTGCGGCATCGCCAGCGTCGCCGAGGCCGAAACGGCCCGGCGGTTGGGCCTCGACCTGATCGTCACCGACCACCACGAGTTCGCTGCCACGTTGCCCGAAGCCGCCGCGATTGTTCACCCGCGTTTGCCCG from Pirellulales bacterium carries:
- a CDS encoding type II toxin-antitoxin system VapC family toxin yields the protein MTSFAYKRRHPGRALYLGIRRAPAKRLNNIAGLLTDLKVSNLDERCAGEFGRISADLRRKGITVGGLDRLIAATAKVYGHVLVTHNARDFKSIPGLTLVDWLGP
- the rpmG gene encoding 50S ribosomal protein L33 gives rise to the protein MAKSKKKVETVFLVCEETGDHNYTIRRKTGGEKLKLSKYSPRLRKHTLHVEKKK